In one Echinicola marina genomic region, the following are encoded:
- the murC gene encoding UDP-N-acetylmuramate--L-alanine ligase — protein sequence MKLDKLHSVYFLGIGGIGMSAIARWFKHVGIPVFGYDRTPSPLTRKLEVEGMMITYEDSLDTIPDQIKSDKENVLIVWTPAIPKDNVQLQFFQSGDYDLKKRSEVLGMITHSMYTVGVAGTHGKTTTSSMVAHMLKSAGKNIAAFLGGLTQNYESNLILHDEETEEKPVVVVEADEFDRSFLRLHPNVAVVTSVDADHLDIYGDAQELTRNFEKYIGLLPEDGVLIIQKNALKKLNRNDFGSLTVLEYGLGEGAIRAENIKAGIASFEFDYISTEKVIKDLVLKVPGFHNVENALSAVTIALHFGIEEKAIREGLESFRGVKRRFEIKRQDDKGVYIDDYAHHPEEIKAFLGSVKAMYPEKKLTAIFQPHLFTRTRDFADGFSEALSIADEVILLDIYPARELPIEGVNAAMLMDKINSAEKSLQSKEGLMDFLDQKRPEVLVTLGAGDIDRLVDPINNMIASWD from the coding sequence ATGAAGTTGGATAAACTACATAGCGTGTATTTCTTAGGAATCGGAGGCATTGGCATGAGTGCCATTGCAAGATGGTTTAAACATGTCGGGATACCCGTGTTTGGTTATGACCGTACGCCATCACCTTTGACGAGGAAATTGGAAGTAGAGGGGATGATGATCACCTATGAGGACAGTTTGGATACCATTCCAGATCAGATTAAATCTGACAAGGAAAATGTATTGATCGTGTGGACACCAGCCATTCCTAAGGATAATGTGCAGTTGCAGTTTTTCCAAAGTGGAGACTATGATCTTAAAAAGCGCTCAGAGGTTTTGGGTATGATTACCCATTCCATGTATACCGTTGGGGTGGCAGGAACCCATGGTAAGACAACTACTTCTTCTATGGTGGCCCATATGCTGAAGAGTGCTGGAAAGAATATTGCAGCCTTTTTGGGAGGCTTGACCCAGAATTACGAGAGTAACCTTATTCTACATGATGAGGAAACAGAGGAAAAGCCTGTTGTAGTTGTGGAAGCTGATGAATTTGATCGTTCTTTCCTGAGGCTTCACCCCAATGTGGCGGTGGTCACCAGTGTGGACGCAGACCATTTGGATATTTATGGTGACGCTCAGGAGCTTACCAGAAATTTTGAAAAATATATCGGTTTGCTTCCTGAGGACGGTGTATTAATTATTCAAAAAAATGCCCTAAAAAAGCTGAATAGGAATGATTTTGGCAGTTTGACAGTGCTTGAGTATGGACTTGGAGAAGGAGCGATCAGGGCGGAGAATATCAAGGCAGGTATTGCTTCATTTGAGTTTGACTATATCTCTACCGAGAAGGTGATCAAGGATTTGGTATTGAAGGTGCCGGGCTTCCATAATGTGGAAAATGCCCTTTCTGCGGTAACCATTGCCCTGCATTTTGGCATTGAAGAAAAGGCCATCAGAGAGGGGTTGGAAAGTTTTCGGGGTGTCAAGAGACGCTTTGAGATAAAACGTCAAGATGATAAAGGTGTTTATATCGATGACTATGCCCATCATCCAGAAGAGATCAAAGCTTTTTTGGGATCGGTGAAGGCCATGTATCCAGAAAAGAAATTGACAGCCATATTCCAACCACACCTGTTTACCAGGACTAGGGATTTTGCTGATGGTTTTTCTGAAGCCCTATCTATAGCTGATGAAGTGATATTGTTGGATATATATCCAGCGAGAGAACTCCCAATAGAAGGAGTGAATGCAGCCATGTTAATGGATAAAATCAATTCGGCTGAAAAGTCCCTTCAAAGCAAAGAAGGCTTGATGGACTTTTTGGATCAGAAGCGGCCGGAGGTCTTGGTGACCTTGGGGGCAGGCGATATTGATAGACTAGTGGATCCAATCAATAATATGAT